CATCCCCGGCGCCCCGGTGCTGCCCGAACTGGTCGACGGTGCACGTGACTTCCGGCTGCGGATGGCAGTCATCGACCGCGAGACCGAGTCCGCGCTGGACCTGACCCGCGACCGCTACGGCCGCACCGTCCACGCGGACGCGGCGGCAGCCGCCCGCGCCCACCGCAGCAAGGCGGCCGTCAAGGCATACACCACGCACCTCGCTCCGTACACCGACGCTCTGCTCGATGCCGCGCGCCGGGCGCTCGACGACCTATCGCCCGCCCGGCACCTGACCGGGTGGCGGAACGTACTGGACGCCCTCGCCACCTCCGCCGCCGAAATCCGCCGCGCCCTCGACCGCCCGACCGCCCCCGGCTCCGCGGCCGAACGCGCACAACACGCAGCCCTGTGGCCGCACCTGGCCGCCTGGGCAGACCACGGTGTGATCGCCGACCATCTCGCCGACCAGAACAAGCACCACCAGCACAAGGCCCCGCTGACCGACGAGGAACAGCGGATGTGGACCGAGAGGGCCCAGGCCGCGCAACGGCGCGGCGCGCTGGAGCGGACCGAGTCGTGGTACGCCGCCGACGGGCAGCCGATCACCCTCGCCCATCTGATCGAGGACGGCGACTCGACGGTCATCGCGCTGCAAGGCGACCCGGACGCGCCAGGCTGGTGGGTGATCGGGCACTTCGCCCACGAGTACGAGGCGGGGAAAGTACTGCCCGCTCCGGTCCCGCCCGGCGTGCTACGCCCGGACGCCTCCCGATACAACCGCCCCGAGCCCGTACCCGAGATGTCGCTGCAGGAACTCATCCGGAGTGTCGTCGAGGGCCAGAGTGCGGGTGACGCCTCCGAGGCCCTGCTGAGTGCCACCCAGCGCGGATACCACGCGGGCCCGATGGTCCGCCTCCAAGAACTCCTGGAAACGGGCGCCCAGTTCGCCGGTGCTTTGGAGACCGTGCAGGGCCGTCAGATCGCCGCCCGGCTCGCCGCGCTCGGCCGGCAGATCGAGTTCCTCACCCGTGAAGTCGAAGACGCGGCCGAAGAGCTCGGCGCGACCGTCGCCGTCCTGCCACCGCACCGCACCCCCGTGCCACGGGCCTACCCGCGTCCCGGCCTGACGACCACGCCCGCGCCCCCGCCGCCGCAGCGCACCCAACCCACCGCACACCGCCCGTAGCGGGCCACCACTCCCGGAAAGCACCCGTTGTCCCTGACCGCACCACCAGCCCCAGCGCCGCGCCCCACGTACGGCGCGGTGCTGGGCACTCCCCACGTCGGCCGCCTCCTCGGCGGCACTCTCCTGGGCCGGCTCCCCTCCGGCATGGCGCCCGTCGCCCTCGTCCTGTGGGCCATCAGCGCCGGTCACAGCATCGCCTTCGGCGGGCTGCTGTGCGCGCTGTACGGCCTCGCCTCCGCCCTGGCCCAACCGGTCAAGGGCCGCCTCATGGACCGCCACGGCCAATACGCCGTACACGTCCCGTGCGCGCTGCTCACGGCCGCCCTGCTGGCCACTCTCCCGCTCACGGGACTCTATGGCGGACCGGTCCTCGCCCTCGCTCTCGTCACCGCTGCCGGACTGACCACCCCGGCGCTGGAAGCCGGGTTGCGGTCCCTGTGGCCGAGCCTGATCCGCGACCGTCGGCTGCGGCACACCGCTCTCGCTCTCGACGCCGGGGCCCAGGGCCTGCTGTACATCGCCGGCCCGCTCCTCGCCGCCGCCCTCGCCTCCGCCTACAGCCCCGCCGCCGCTCTCGCCTGCACCGCCGCGCTCGGCCTCGTCGGCACCCTCACCGTCGCCACCGCACCGCCCTCACGCCACTGGCTCGCCACCCCGACCACCGCGGGCGGCGGTTCGGCACGACGACTGGCGAGCGGTCCGCTGATCGCGCTGTTCGTCGCGCTGAGCGGTATCGGGGCCGCGATCGGCGCCCTGAACGTGTGGGCCGTCGCCATGGCCGACACCCACCGCCAGGTCATGCTGTCCGGGCTGATCCCCGCAGTGTTCTCGACCGGGGTGTTCCTCGGCGGCCTCGTCTACGGCCACCGCACCTGGCCCGGCACCACCACCCGCCAACTCCACTGCGCAGTTACGGGTTTCCTGGCCGGATGGCTCCCGCTGCTCGCCGTGCCCGGCCCGCACGTGGCCGCTGTGGCGGTGTTGGTGCCCGGTGTGTTCCTCACCGTGGTCGTGGCCTGCGCCTACATGAGAACCGACGCCCTCACACCCACCGGCCGCACGAGCGAGGCGTACGCGTGGCTGATCCTCTCCATCGGCGTCGGACAGGCCGCCGGCACCGCCCTCGCCGGCCACCTCGCCGACCACCCTTGGGCCAGCGCCGCACTCCCCGCCATCGGCGCCGTCTTCGCCCTGACCGTCCTGCTCCTCGCCGCCCCGGCCAACGCGCCCGCCCGCCGCGACCACGCCTGAGCACGCGCTTCTCCCTGTCTTTTCCTTCTCCCACACCCCAGTTTGGAGACATTCATGGCTGTTCACACCCGATGGACTGTCGAGCACCAGTGCGGCCACGACGTGGTCCATGACCTGTCCGAACGGCCCGCCGATCGCCGTGCGAGTTTCGCTCGCTGGCTCGCCGGGCGCGACTGCACCGACTGCTGGAAGGCGGCGCGGGACGCCGACACGCAGTCCTCCAAGGAGTGGCTGGCCGCCAAGCGGGCGGCGGAGCAGCAGGCCGCGACCGAATGGACGACGAAGTTCGGCATGCCGCCGTTGGAGGGCTTTGAGAAGGCCCTCGGCTGGGGCGAGCGGTCCCGGCACCAGCTGATGACCGCCGCGTACACCGCGCTGGTCACCGAGGGCACCTGGGAGGAGGCGGACTGGGCTGCGCTGGAGGACAAGGCCCGCTCGATCACCCGCGCCGGATGGTGGATCGACCAACGCGACGCGGAGGCCACCGACCTGCTCGAACTCCTCGACTCGGCAACCGAAACGGACCGCGGAACGGAGAACCCGTTCCGCTGACGGCGGCGGAATATAGACGCACATCGCCGGTTAGCCAAACCGGCGATCCTGCGGACCATTGCTCCTCCCACCGCTCGTCTCACGTGGAAGGAACTTCCGCATGTCCCAGCCCCCGCTCGCCCCCGTCACCTCTCCCACCGCCGACCCGCTCACCCCCGACCGGGACATCACCCACGGCCACTTCCAAGCTGGCGACACGGTCGTCGTCCTCAAGGGCGTGGCCGGCGGTGAACTGTGGGGGGACGCGATGCGCGTGGTCACCCCGTCCTGGCACACCCCGACCGACGAGGACGGCTGGCGCCTGCGCGACGCCGCCGGAGGAGCCCAGACGTACGTCACCGGCCACCCCCGCTACCTCGTGCACCTCTCACGGCGCTGTCCGGACTGCCTGATCCACCTGCGCGCGATGGAGGACCACCTCCTGCGCACATACACCGGCCGTGACGAGGTGATCGACTGCGGCTGGTACACCACCACCGCCCTCGGCCAGCTGGTGCACATCGCCGACACACGCGGCGGACGGTAACCCTGGCCGCGCGCCGCCCCGAAACCACCGCCAACCCGGGCTCGCTCGCCGCCGTCCCGGCCACCGGCGCCCGGCACACTCCGCAGCCCAGCCGTCGCACACGCACCGAACACGCCCGGCAACGGGCGTGAACGCTCCGCAGCGTGCGCGTGCCCTCCGCCGCCGCGCTCCCGGTCCCGTCACCCGCAGCCCTGCGCCGCTGACCCCAAAACCCCAAGGACACCATGCACGACCACGACAACAACGCCGCCGAGCATCTCGGCTCCTACGCCGACATCCTCGCCGGCGAACTCCCCGGAACCTGGAGGAGCGCCCACCACCGGCACGAGACCTACCTGTCCGATATCGCCGACCGCGTCTGGGACCTGGACCTGATCGCCGATGCTCTCGCCGAACACCCACTCCGGCAAGCCGTCGTCCTGAGCCGCCCGGACGGAGCGCAGCTCGTCGTCCTCGACCGGCACGACGACCGTGCCGGATTCCTCGTTGCCGCCCTCGCCCTGCCCAGCCTGCCCGACGAGGCGTACCGCGATGTACCTGAGCCCAACGGCATCGCGCTCGCGGACGACCCGTTCCTGAGTGCCGAGCAGGTCGCCGGTGACCTGCTCGCCCGCTACGACACGGCGCTCGCCCAGGTCCGCCACAACGCGGCGGCCTGCATCCCCGCGTCCCAGCCGGACCGGGTCGTCATGGCCTGGCAGCCCGACGGCAGCCTCGCCACCGTGCCCGTCGGAGACGTGGCCGCCGCTGTCCTGGTGGCCAGCGGCTTCGTCCACGACCCGCACACCGGTATCCACCGCCTCAGCGGTGACGACACCCAGGCGCAGGCCCGCACGGTACGCAAGGCCGGCCGCCGGCTCGGCGAGCACGGGATCGCCACCGCGCTCCAGCACCCGTCAGGCCGTATCGCGCCCGCCGCCACCCCGGCCACCACGCCCGCACCGGCCAACACCCCTACCTCGGCCTCCAGGGCTCGATGACCAGACCGGGCGCGAGGGCCGGTCCACCACGCCGCACGCCGTGTGCAGCGGTCGGCGACCACCTCTCCGGCGTCGAACCGCACCCACCCCGCGTCATCCCGCCGCCGTCGACCTGGAGACAGCGACATGGCCAACCTGGCCGACGAATACGGCACGGACGTCGAGATCTACATCAAGGCCCTGACGACCACCATCCACGCCGACACCCCGACCGGCGCCCCCGCCCAGCTCCACGACCTGCTGGAACACCTCGGCCTGGAGCGCCACTCCTCCCCCGCGAACTCACCCATCTACATCTGGCACACCGTGCCCGAACACCTCGACGCCGACGAGCAGAAGCGCCTGGCGACCCGCGCTGTCCCCGCCCTGCTCCTGGCCGGATACGAGGTCAACTGCGCGCCCGAGGCTTTCGACGCAGCCGCCTACCGGCAGGCCGTGCACGACCTGCGCGCCCGAGCGGGGCGCCCTGCCGCGCGACGGCAGGCACCCGTCGGCTCCCCCTCGCGCGCAGCCCCGGCACGCCGCACCCCCTAAAGGCGCGGAAGCGGCCCCGGCACCACGCCGGGGCCGCCCACCACACCGAGACATGGAGAAACCCATAACACCCCGCGCACGCCCACCGATCAGCAAACCTTCGAGGCCCCACCTCGCCGCGGCCCTCTTCCGCCGCTACCTGCACGCACGCGTCCAGGTCGGCCCCGACCGCACCTCTCCGCCGGCCGCCGCGCGATCGGCGGTCATCCTCGCCGAGACGCAGCGCGTCGGCTACCGCCACCACCACTGACCGCCCACCGAACCGGAGGAGCATGCCCCACCCCGCCCCCCACCCGGTGAGGCTGGCCGACGAGATCACCCACCAGCTCGGTCAGCTCGCCGACCACCTCTCCCAGCTCCCCGCCGCCCAAGCCCTACAGGTCATCGCCCGCGTCCTCGACCCGGACACCGGAGTCCTCAGCGGCGTCACCCACCTCGTCGCCACCGGCAGCGTCTTCGCGAAGAACCAGGCAGAGCGAGGCACTCTCCCCGCGGAGGTGTGGCTCGCTCTGGGCCGCGCCGCGAACGAACTCCACACCATCGGGTGCGACCTCGACGAGCACACCGACACACTCACCGCCGCCACCCGCCCCGTGAACACCAACCCCGTCCCTTCGCCGGCCGCCGCGCCGCTTGTCGTACGGCGGCACCGATGAGCCGAAAGCAGTCCTCGGGCTGGGGCGGCAGCGAACCTGCCGAGCAGCACTACCTGGTCGAGCCGCGTCACCTGGCCGGCGGCGGGGACCTGCGGCACGTCACCGAATACCTGCGTGCCTCGGGCTGGAAGGACAAGTCGAGGACCGGCGGCCCCCTCGTCTTCGACAGCCCCGACGGAATCATTCGGGTCGGCTACAACCCCTTTGTTCAGCCCGGTGGCTGGACCATCCGCGGCAAGCAGACCGCGACCCGGCCCGGGTGGCACGCGGTACTCAGCCCGCAGACGCCGGTGGAGATCGTGGCCGGGTTCACCGACGCGCTCACCCGGCCGCGTTCCGCGCACGCACCCCACGTGTGGGCGCCGCTGGAGCAGAACCACTGGCAGACCCAGCGCGGGCAGCATGTCACCGCGATGAGCCCGGACGGCAACTGCTTTGTGCGGTTCCACCAGTCCGGTCCCGCCCAGGCGCACTGGTGGGCCGGGGCCCGCGACGAACACGGACGCACCTGGGACGCCACCTTCACCTCGACCACGCCGATGCACCTCGTCCAGGCGTTCACCACCGCCCTCGCGGACCCGCTGCCGGTAATGCGTCCCCGCGGCAATGTCCCGCCGACCCGGCAGGTCCGCACCACCTCCGTGTCCGTGCGCCCCAGTGAGCTCGCCGCGTGGCAGCAGGCCCGGATCACCGCCGCCCGCGCCGCCACCTGGGCACGCAACAGCACCCGACGCACCCGTCCGCGCACCACCGCCCGACCCCACACCACCGCCGGCAGCGCGCGAACCCGCCGCTGAACCGATACCCATCACCCTTGATCGAGGAGCCCCCCGTGCACGCACCCACCCCAGACGCCCTCCGGACCGCGGGTGAGACCCTCGCCCATCTCACCGAGTACCTCCGCGAGCGACCCGATCTCGACGAGGCACTCGACCTCGTCGAGCCGCTCCTGGACGAATACACCGGGCTGCCCATCCAGCTCGGCGAGGTCCTGCGCGCCCTCGCCCGCGTCGCACTCGACCATGCGACGGTCCGCACCCCCGAGTTCCACCGGCTGATCGCCGACCTGCGCGAGGCAGCGTGGGAGCAGACCGACCAGCACGCCCTCCACTACCAGCTCGACCGGCTGCGCTCGCTCCTGGCGACCGCGGAGGGCTGAACGTGCCCGTAAGCCGCAGGCAGCTCGCTCAGTTCGCCGACAAGCACGCCTGGCAGATCCCGTTCGACACCAGCCCCCGCCACCTCGCCGGCTCCGGCGACGCCCGCCACGTCACCCACGGCCTGGCCGCCGCCGGATGGAGCGCCGTCTCCGACCCGCTGAGTGCCGAGATCGTCATGGCAAGCCCTGACCTGCGCCACCGGCTCCAGTTCGACCCGCAGAGCCGCGCCTCGGCGTGGTGGCGGCTGCAGGCCGTTCCCACCCTCACCGAGCCGGGCTGGTATGCCGAGTTCGGCGAACTCGTGCCCGCCGAGGTCCTCGCCGCCTTCACCGACGCCCTGATCGCGCCGCCGCCACAGCAGCCGGCCCCGTGGCAGCCGCTGACCTCGGCAGGCTGGCACCGCGACGCCGACTCCGCGCGCTCGCCGGACTCCATGTGCCACGTCGAACTACGGCCGTTGAACGAATTCCACGACCGGCCGTCCTGGCACATCGAGACCAGCGGAGAGGCCCCCGGCCCGCGCATCTGGAACGCCTACCTCGACGAGCACACGCCCACACACCTGGTCGGTACGTTCCTCAGCGCTCTGGCCGACCCCGCACCGTTGCAGCGCCACATGTTCGACCGCACCGCCCACCACACCGCCGCAAAGACACGCAGCGCCATGACACCCGAGCAGGTCGTCGAAGCCCACACCCACCGCCTGGCCGCCCTGCGCACCCGAGCCCGTACCACCCGGCGCCGACAGCCAGCCGCCACCAGCCCCGCGCCGAGCCCGCAGCACGGCGCGCCGGTTGCCCGCCGCTGAACCGCGGTCGCGGCCGGGGGCCATGCCTCCCGGCCGCGACCTTCCGTGCCACCTGCCCCGTCCCCTGTGAAAGGACGTCCCCCATACGCCGATCCCCCCGTTCCCCGCGCGCCCTCCACGCGCAGCTCACCCAGTTCGTCCAGAGGGGCGAGGAGATCCTCGCCGCCTGGGACGCCTACTCCGAGGAGGCCACCGGACTCGACGGCTGGCCCTGCAACGAGCACGCCTACGGCATGCGCCAGAGCCGGCGCGACGCCGACACCGCCACGGCGTTCGAGCAGGTCCGCCCCGCCGCGCGCGCTCTGCTCGCCACCGCCCACACCCAGCTCGCCATCTTGCCCCGCCCGCTCGATACGAAGCACCTGGGTCTGGCAGTTGGCCACCCTCACCTACGCACTCGACCGACTCGACACCCTCAGCGAGGCGTGGGACGAGACCCGCACCGGTCTACTCGCCGGCACAGATGCCCGCAGTCCCGCATACGCGCCGACGCCGACGCCGAATACCACGCCGAGGCGTGGAGCTACCTGAACGACTGGGCCAGCCACGGCACTGCGCTCCGGGAAATCAACACCGCAGCCCGCCACACGTCCTCCGCCCTCGCCCCGGCTCCCACCAAGACAAGCACGCGTCCCCGACGCAAGGCACCGTGACGTCGCCGTCCCTGTGTTGCCCGAGCGCCCCCTATCCAGGAGCTTCCCCTGACCGAGCCCGAGTCCATGCTCGTCGACCAGGGCCTCGCCGGACCCGGCCGCCGCTCCCACTGACCCGCCACCCCCTTTGGAAACCGCCCCCCCCTTTGACCAATCCCCCCTCGAACTCCCACACCGGCAGCGACATCGGGTTCCGAATACTCCTCGGAACCCTCGCCGTAGCCGTCCCCCTCGCCCACCTCGCCTGGCTGGGCGGGAACATCACCGCCTCCCTTGCCGGCGGCCAGTGGGCGCCCTACCAGCCCACCCTCGCCCTGCTCCACCCCGACCAACTCTGGCCCGAAGCGGGGGACACCGCCCTCCTGATCGGCACCCGCATCGCGCCGACCGTCGTGTTCCTCACGCTCGCGGCCGTCGTCGGCATCCTGTGGACCCGCCGCAAGAACCACACCGGGAAAAAGAACATCGCCGGCATGGCCAAGGCGAAGGACATCGAGCCGCTACTGACGAAGGCGATCACCGCCAAAGCGCGCTCC
This DNA window, taken from Streptomyces sp. SCSIO 30461, encodes the following:
- a CDS encoding MFS transporter, which gives rise to MLGTPHVGRLLGGTLLGRLPSGMAPVALVLWAISAGHSIAFGGLLCALYGLASALAQPVKGRLMDRHGQYAVHVPCALLTAALLATLPLTGLYGGPVLALALVTAAGLTTPALEAGLRSLWPSLIRDRRLRHTALALDAGAQGLLYIAGPLLAAALASAYSPAAALACTAALGLVGTLTVATAPPSRHWLATPTTAGGGSARRLASGPLIALFVALSGIGAAIGALNVWAVAMADTHRQVMLSGLIPAVFSTGVFLGGLVYGHRTWPGTTTRQLHCAVTGFLAGWLPLLAVPGPHVAAVAVLVPGVFLTVVVACAYMRTDALTPTGRTSEAYAWLILSIGVGQAAGTALAGHLADHPWASAALPAIGAVFALTVLLLAAPANAPARRDHA
- a CDS encoding DUF317 domain-containing protein; protein product: MSRKQSSGWGGSEPAEQHYLVEPRHLAGGGDLRHVTEYLRASGWKDKSRTGGPLVFDSPDGIIRVGYNPFVQPGGWTIRGKQTATRPGWHAVLSPQTPVEIVAGFTDALTRPRSAHAPHVWAPLEQNHWQTQRGQHVTAMSPDGNCFVRFHQSGPAQAHWWAGARDEHGRTWDATFTSTTPMHLVQAFTTALADPLPVMRPRGNVPPTRQVRTTSVSVRPSELAAWQQARITAARAATWARNSTRRTRPRTTARPHTTAGSARTRR
- a CDS encoding DUF317 domain-containing protein; this encodes MPVSRRQLAQFADKHAWQIPFDTSPRHLAGSGDARHVTHGLAAAGWSAVSDPLSAEIVMASPDLRHRLQFDPQSRASAWWRLQAVPTLTEPGWYAEFGELVPAEVLAAFTDALIAPPPQQPAPWQPLTSAGWHRDADSARSPDSMCHVELRPLNEFHDRPSWHIETSGEAPGPRIWNAYLDEHTPTHLVGTFLSALADPAPLQRHMFDRTAHHTAAKTRSAMTPEQVVEAHTHRLAALRTRARTTRRRQPAATSPAPSPQHGAPVARR